One Desulfobulbus propionicus DSM 2032 DNA segment encodes these proteins:
- a CDS encoding B12-binding domain-containing radical SAM protein, with the protein MSMPPRLLIVNCASPYFFYIPMGSFGLCDFLAQRGVEARIFSPSLYPEAESGQRLREALERLRPTHVGLVCHWQETAHGLLAALATVRDWSDSVVTLCGGFTASYFAEDLLRTVAELDYVVTGDPEEPVAQLLEGRPPGEIANLVWRESDGNIGRSQQRWLMDTALLDRLSFADLSVLDDARRYLDKITAKLGFPLFLGRGCVFDCTYCGGSRHAFRLHSGRQAPVVRSLAAVRSDLHRLKPWTSVLYLCYENDPAYIKTLFRVIADDPGLRGHFVCHYGAWHLLDAEFLDLYRRAFDCAASLPIFEFSPEVVDDARRTAIKRGATYTLARMEDNFRAISEAFEGRARIEVFFSRYHPTLTVDDLQREVRDILLFKHRMICQELPVHVCFDHLSTDVGSRYWQDHQDRPRDFARFLELKTGVDQGRLHPFPVDNLCLLIPDQLPRPFVLRLEALLLVLDELERHGHELVHLLLAWYGDRWIAELERVIGPMLAADDPAAWFAAPPLDALLAALGQRLESGHGGSPPPFLADLFRFSRKKLAQGRGEAPPPVADEPQAACFVLDPNRISVHEQDYLDLVPLLRCLHERGQDRLTYRRTVYLYLAGGILCLSHAAYRNTLRPFERPTNLAAHRAMLAGDEGGRQVRLLDQLVREGVLLPTACP; encoded by the coding sequence ATGTCCATGCCGCCCCGCCTGTTGATCGTCAACTGCGCCAGCCCTTATTTCTTCTACATCCCCATGGGCAGCTTCGGCCTGTGCGATTTCCTCGCCCAGCGGGGCGTGGAGGCGCGTATCTTCAGCCCGTCGCTCTACCCGGAGGCCGAGTCGGGGCAGCGGTTGCGGGAGGCACTGGAGCGCCTGCGGCCCACCCATGTCGGCCTGGTCTGCCATTGGCAGGAAACCGCCCATGGCCTGTTGGCGGCGCTTGCGACAGTGCGGGACTGGAGCGATTCGGTGGTCACCCTCTGCGGCGGATTCACCGCTTCCTATTTTGCCGAGGACCTGCTGCGGACAGTTGCCGAACTCGATTACGTGGTGACCGGCGATCCCGAGGAGCCGGTGGCCCAGCTGTTGGAAGGCCGCCCGCCGGGGGAAATCGCCAATCTGGTGTGGCGGGAATCGGACGGGAACATTGGCCGCAGCCAACAGCGGTGGCTGATGGACACCGCGTTGCTCGATCGGTTGAGTTTTGCCGACCTGAGCGTGCTCGACGATGCCCGGCGCTATTTGGACAAGATCACCGCCAAGCTCGGTTTTCCCCTCTTTCTTGGTCGCGGCTGCGTGTTCGACTGCACCTATTGCGGCGGCAGCCGGCATGCCTTCCGCCTCCACTCCGGCCGCCAGGCACCGGTGGTCCGTTCGCTTGCGGCCGTCCGTTCCGACCTGCACCGGCTGAAACCGTGGACCTCGGTGCTCTATCTCTGCTACGAGAACGATCCGGCATACATCAAAACCTTATTCCGCGTCATTGCGGACGACCCCGGACTGCGCGGCCATTTCGTCTGCCACTATGGGGCCTGGCACCTGCTCGACGCCGAGTTCCTCGACCTCTACCGCCGCGCCTTCGACTGCGCGGCATCCCTGCCGATATTCGAGTTTTCGCCCGAGGTGGTGGATGACGCCCGGCGAACAGCCATCAAGCGCGGCGCCACCTATACATTGGCCCGGATGGAAGACAACTTCCGTGCCATCAGCGAGGCCTTCGAGGGCAGGGCGCGGATCGAGGTTTTTTTCAGCCGTTACCATCCGACGCTCACCGTCGACGACCTGCAGCGGGAGGTCAGGGACATCCTCCTGTTCAAGCACCGCATGATTTGCCAGGAGCTGCCGGTCCATGTCTGTTTCGACCATCTGTCCACCGATGTCGGCAGCCGCTATTGGCAGGATCACCAGGATCGGCCCCGCGACTTCGCCCGCTTTCTCGAGCTCAAGACCGGCGTGGATCAGGGCCGCCTTCACCCGTTTCCGGTGGACAACCTCTGCCTGCTGATTCCCGATCAGCTTCCCCGGCCATTCGTGCTACGGCTGGAGGCCCTGCTGCTGGTCCTGGACGAGTTGGAGCGCCATGGCCATGAGCTCGTGCATCTGCTGCTGGCCTGGTACGGGGATCGATGGATCGCCGAGCTGGAAAGGGTGATTGGGCCGATGCTGGCCGCCGATGATCCGGCCGCCTGGTTCGCCGCCCCGCCGCTCGATGCCCTCCTGGCCGCCCTCGGCCAGCGGCTGGAGAGCGGTCATGGCGGTTCGCCGCCGCCGTTCCTCGCCGATCTATTTCGTTTCAGCCGCAAGAAACTTGCCCAGGGTAGGGGAGAGGCTCCGCCGCCCGTCGCGGACGAGCCGCAGGCGGCATGTTTTGTCCTGGATCCAAACCGGATCTCCGTCCACGAGCAGGATTATCTCGATCTGGTGCCCCTGCTCCGCTGCCTGCATGAACGCGGGCAGGACCGGTTGACCTACCGGCGCACGGTGTACCTGTATCTTGCCGGCGGTATCCTCTGTCTGTCCCACGCCGCCTACCGCAACACCCTGCGGCCCTTCGAGCGGCCAACCAATCTCGCCGCCCATCGGGCGATGCTCGCCGGCGACGAGGGCGGCCGGCAGGTGCGCCTGCTCGACCAGCTGGTCAGGGAAGGGGTGTTGTTGCCGACTGCCTGCCCCTGA
- a CDS encoding glycogen/starch/alpha-glucan phosphorylase — protein MNQITETPTNNHAYSSIFQGTGVEEFKKCIQHHLMSFQGRDPDRAGDQDVYRALSYALRDVLMEKWIKTQKTFYAGKMKRVYYLSLEFLVGRSLGNAIINMGLMDEVTQALEQLGYDLERLRECEEDAALGNGGLGRLASCFMDSIATMKIPAYGYGIRYDFGLFNQKIVDGYQVETPDSWLRLGSPWMYERTSFMYPVQFYGHVTATTDENGRYRARWTDTEIVMAMACDMLVPGFKNDHVINMRLWRAKASRELDLRFFNAGNYITAVENKVKSETISKVLYPSDDISEGQELRLKQQYFFVAATFQDILRRYRKDNDTFDDFPNQVAVQLNDTHPAIAIPELMRLLLDIEGLGWELAWNICVKTFAYTNHTLMPEALETWPVDMLGRVLPRHLEIIYEINRRFLEEVALCYPGNLRKIQEMSLIDEGPVRRVRMANLAIVGSHSVNGVAALHTELLKNYLFRNFHEMYPDRINSKTNGITPRRWLLKCNQELSGLIGDKIGYDWVVDLDRLRDLETYCDDPAFHQRWQAVKLVNKKRLAKIIAATCCIEVDPETLFDIQVKRIHEYKRQLLNVLHVIHFYQRLITRPEEAVTPRTIIFAGKAAPSYVKAKLIIKLINSVAAVVNNDPRVGSRLKVAFIPNYCVSLAERIIPAADLSEQISTAGTEASGTGNMKFALNGALTIGTLDGANIEIREEVGADNIFIFGMTAEEAEYEKKCKSRKPWQIYERNPEVREIIDAIAGGAFSNGDTELFRPLVNDLLSENDPYLLLLDLESYLQCQRLVGEVYADRATWIRRSILNVARMGKFSSDRTIKEYAEEIWGLKIDR, from the coding sequence ATGAACCAAATCACAGAGACCCCGACCAACAACCATGCCTACTCTTCCATTTTTCAGGGAACCGGGGTTGAGGAGTTCAAGAAATGCATTCAGCATCATCTGATGTCCTTCCAGGGCCGCGACCCGGACCGGGCCGGCGACCAGGACGTCTACCGTGCCCTGTCCTATGCCCTGCGCGACGTGCTGATGGAAAAATGGATCAAAACCCAGAAGACCTTCTACGCCGGCAAGATGAAGCGGGTCTATTACCTGTCCCTCGAATTTCTCGTCGGCCGCTCCCTGGGCAACGCGATCATCAACATGGGGCTGATGGACGAGGTCACCCAGGCTCTGGAGCAGCTTGGCTACGATCTGGAGCGGTTGCGCGAGTGCGAGGAGGACGCGGCCCTGGGCAACGGTGGTCTCGGTCGTCTTGCCTCCTGCTTCATGGACTCGATCGCCACCATGAAGATTCCAGCCTACGGCTACGGCATCCGTTACGATTTCGGCCTGTTCAACCAGAAGATCGTCGACGGCTACCAGGTCGAGACCCCGGACAGCTGGCTGCGGCTCGGCTCGCCGTGGATGTACGAGCGCACCTCGTTCATGTACCCGGTGCAGTTCTACGGTCACGTCACCGCCACCACCGACGAGAACGGCCGCTACCGTGCCCGCTGGACCGACACTGAGATCGTCATGGCCATGGCCTGCGACATGCTGGTGCCGGGGTTCAAGAACGATCACGTGATCAACATGCGCCTGTGGCGGGCCAAGGCCTCGCGCGAGCTGGATCTGCGGTTTTTCAACGCCGGCAACTATATCACCGCGGTGGAGAACAAGGTCAAGTCCGAGACCATCTCCAAGGTGCTCTACCCCAGCGACGACATCAGCGAGGGCCAGGAACTCCGCCTCAAACAACAGTATTTCTTCGTCGCCGCCACCTTCCAGGACATCCTCCGCCGCTATCGCAAGGATAACGACACCTTTGACGATTTTCCCAATCAGGTAGCGGTGCAGCTCAACGACACCCACCCGGCCATCGCCATTCCCGAGCTGATGCGACTCTTGCTCGACATCGAGGGGTTGGGATGGGAGCTGGCCTGGAACATCTGTGTCAAAACCTTTGCCTACACCAATCACACCCTCATGCCCGAGGCCCTGGAAACCTGGCCGGTGGACATGCTCGGCCGGGTGTTGCCTCGTCATCTGGAGATCATCTACGAGATCAACCGGCGCTTCCTGGAAGAGGTGGCCCTCTGCTATCCGGGCAATCTGCGCAAGATTCAGGAAATGTCCCTGATCGACGAGGGGCCGGTGCGGCGGGTGCGCATGGCCAACCTGGCCATCGTCGGCAGCCATTCGGTCAACGGGGTGGCCGCCCTGCACACCGAATTGCTGAAAAATTATCTGTTCCGCAATTTTCACGAGATGTATCCGGATCGGATCAATTCCAAGACCAACGGCATCACCCCCCGCCGTTGGCTGCTCAAGTGCAACCAGGAGTTGTCCGGGCTGATCGGCGACAAGATCGGCTATGACTGGGTGGTGGATCTCGACCGGCTGCGCGATCTCGAAACCTACTGTGACGATCCTGCCTTTCATCAGCGCTGGCAGGCGGTCAAGCTGGTCAACAAGAAGCGGCTGGCCAAGATCATTGCCGCCACCTGCTGTATCGAGGTCGATCCCGAGACCCTGTTCGACATCCAGGTAAAACGGATCCACGAATACAAGCGACAGCTGTTGAACGTGCTCCACGTCATTCATTTCTATCAGCGGCTGATCACTCGTCCCGAGGAGGCGGTCACGCCGCGGACCATCATTTTTGCCGGCAAGGCCGCACCATCGTATGTCAAGGCCAAGCTGATCATCAAGCTGATCAACTCGGTGGCCGCGGTGGTCAACAACGACCCGCGGGTGGGCAGCCGGCTCAAGGTGGCCTTCATTCCCAACTACTGTGTTTCCCTGGCCGAACGGATCATCCCGGCGGCCGATCTCTCCGAACAGATCTCCACCGCCGGCACCGAGGCCTCGGGCACCGGCAACATGAAGTTTGCCCTCAACGGCGCCCTGACCATCGGTACCCTGGATGGGGCCAATATCGAAATTCGGGAAGAGGTGGGGGCGGACAACATCTTCATCTTCGGCATGACCGCCGAGGAGGCGGAGTACGAGAAGAAATGCAAGTCACGGAAACCGTGGCAGATCTACGAGCGCAATCCGGAGGTGCGCGAGATCATCGACGCGATCGCTGGCGGTGCCTTCAGCAACGGCGACACCGAATTGTTCCGACCGCTGGTCAACGACCTGCTCAGTGAGAACGACCCGTATTTGCTGCTGCTCGACCTGGAATCCTACCTTCAATGCCAGCGGCTGGTGGGCGAAGTCTATGCCGACCGGGCCACCTGGATACGGCGGTCGATTCTCAACGTGGCGCGGATGGGCAAATTCTCCAGCGACCGGACGATCAAGGAGTATGCGGAAGAGATTTGGGGACTGAAGATCGACAGGTAG
- the orn gene encoding oligoribonuclease, with protein MKDNSNLVWIDLEMTGLNPFTDKILEVATVVTDSHLEILADGPVIAIHQPEEVLAAMDPWNTQHHRESGLIDRVRRSTFTCRQAELETLEFIKQWVDKRVSPMCGNSVWHDRRFLARFMPELEQYFHYRNIDVSTLKELALRWAPDLPKFSKECHHLAHDDIRESIAELKHYGNCFIKKDG; from the coding sequence ATGAAAGACAACAGCAATCTGGTGTGGATCGACCTGGAAATGACCGGGCTCAATCCCTTCACGGATAAGATTCTGGAGGTGGCGACGGTGGTGACCGATTCCCACCTGGAGATCCTCGCCGACGGGCCGGTCATCGCCATTCATCAGCCCGAGGAGGTGCTCGCGGCCATGGATCCCTGGAACACCCAGCACCACCGGGAATCAGGACTGATCGACCGCGTCCGCCGCAGCACGTTCACCTGCCGCCAGGCTGAACTGGAGACGCTGGAATTCATCAAGCAGTGGGTGGATAAGCGGGTTTCCCCCATGTGCGGCAACTCGGTCTGGCATGATCGCCGCTTTCTCGCCCGCTTCATGCCCGAGCTGGAGCAGTATTTCCATTACCGCAACATCGATGTCAGCACCCTCAAGGAACTGGCCCTGCGCTGGGCGCCGGATCTGCCCAAATTTTCCAAGGAATGCCATCATCTGGCCCACGACGATATCCGCGAGTCGATTGCCGAGCTCAAACATTACGGTAACTGTTTCATCAAAAAAGACGGCTGA